The proteins below are encoded in one region of Chengkuizengella sp. SCS-71B:
- the hisIE gene encoding bifunctional phosphoribosyl-AMP cyclohydrolase/phosphoribosyl-ATP diphosphatase HisIE codes for MIEQTLNDVLDRITWDDQGLVPAIVQDQSSKDVLMVAYMNKESLKLSLETRETWFWSRSRQKLWHKGETSGHTQSIVKMKYDCDADTLLVFVNQKGPACHTGEQSCFFNEVAFSKSDDDVPKDYEVNDFNILAVLESIIAKRYEERTEGAYTTYLFEKGIDKILKKVGEETAEVIIAAKNKDNVELTYEVSDLMFHLMVLLKDRDLPIKNIMKELEKRHVN; via the coding sequence ATGATTGAACAAACTTTAAATGATGTATTAGACAGAATAACCTGGGATGATCAAGGTTTAGTTCCTGCTATTGTTCAAGATCAAAGCAGCAAAGATGTATTAATGGTGGCTTATATGAATAAAGAATCATTAAAGTTGTCATTGGAAACAAGAGAAACTTGGTTTTGGAGTAGGTCACGTCAAAAGCTATGGCACAAAGGGGAGACATCTGGTCATACTCAATCCATAGTAAAGATGAAATATGACTGTGATGCAGACACCTTGTTAGTGTTTGTCAATCAAAAAGGTCCCGCATGCCATACAGGAGAACAAAGCTGCTTTTTTAATGAAGTTGCTTTTTCAAAGTCAGATGATGATGTACCAAAAGATTATGAGGTAAATGATTTTAATATATTAGCTGTATTAGAATCTATAATTGCAAAAAGATATGAGGAAAGAACTGAAGGTGCATATACGACTTATTTATTTGAAAAAGGAATCGATAAAATTCTTAAAAAAGTCGGTGAAGAGACTGCAGAGGTCATCATTGCAGCTAAAAATAAAGATAATGTAGAATTGACCTACGAGGTAAGTGACTTAATGTTTCACCTTATGGTATTGTTGAAAGATAGAGATTTACCAATTAAAA
- the hisF gene encoding imidazole glycerol phosphate synthase subunit HisF: MLAKRIIPCLDVKDGRVVKGVNFVNLQDAGDPVELAEIYDKEGADELVFLDISASVEGRATMVEVVKQTAGEIAIPFTVGGGIRSVEDMKKLLRAGADKIGINTAAIQNPALVSEGARKFGSQCIVVAIDAKYNVNWKDWEIYTHGGRNATGIKVLFWAQKVANLGAGEILLTSMDTDGTKDGFDIQLTRAVSDLVSIPVIASGGAGKSEHFYDVFSQGRADAGLAASIFHYKELSINNVKQELKEKGVEVRWQSNT; this comes from the coding sequence ATGTTAGCAAAACGAATTATCCCATGTTTAGATGTGAAAGATGGTCGTGTGGTGAAAGGAGTTAATTTTGTTAATTTACAAGATGCCGGTGATCCAGTTGAACTAGCAGAAATATATGATAAAGAAGGTGCTGATGAACTCGTTTTTTTAGATATATCTGCATCCGTTGAAGGACGTGCAACAATGGTAGAGGTTGTTAAACAAACGGCAGGTGAGATTGCTATTCCCTTTACAGTAGGTGGGGGCATTCGTAGTGTAGAAGATATGAAGAAATTGCTTAGAGCAGGAGCTGATAAGATCGGGATAAATACTGCAGCTATTCAAAATCCTGCACTAGTTTCAGAAGGAGCTCGTAAATTTGGGTCACAGTGTATCGTTGTAGCTATCGATGCGAAGTATAATGTTAATTGGAAAGATTGGGAGATTTATACACATGGAGGAAGAAATGCTACAGGTATTAAAGTCTTATTTTGGGCCCAAAAAGTTGCAAACTTAGGTGCTGGTGAAATTTTATTGACAAGTATGGATACGGATGGCACAAAAGATGGATTTGATATACAATTAACAAGGGCAGTTTCAGATCTTGTGAGTATTCCTGTCATTGCATCAGGTGGTGCAGGCAAATCTGAGCATTTTTATGATGTTTTTTCTCAAGGTAGGGCAGATGCTGGACTTGCTGCTTCCATTTTTCATTATAAAGAATTATCCATTAATAATGTAAAACAAGAGTTAAAGGAAAAAGGGGTGGAAGTACGTTGGCAAAGCAATACTTAA